In the Pedobacter cryoconitis genome, TGTTTTTACTTGGACTTGCCATGCTCTCACGTTACTTTAGCATTGCTCTTACCCTAACGAGTACTCGGACAGTACTCAGGCAGTACCCGACGGATACTCATGTAAATTAGAAGGCTTAACTCTTTCCAAATGATGTGCATCGCTCAATTTCTTCCAGGTCTTTTTTACTACACAGATTCAATCCCTCAAACTTACAAAGCCTATAAACTCTGTAAATGCGTAGCAGGATATTACGCGGCAAAAACTAGCAAAGCCATCGAAAGTTATTACGTTTGAAGAAAAACCTGATTTTACCTTCATAAGGATATGGCTTTGGCTTCGAAAATTCTGCTTTTGAACTAAGAATTGATAATAATAGTGCCTATAAAAACTCGTATAGACTTTATAAAAAATGATAAAAACAAAATATTTATTCTTGTATTTGATAATTTCTACGCTTATCTCTTGTATAAGTAAAGACAATAAAAAGATCAACAAAGTAGATTCAGAGAGATTAGTTACTGTTTCTTTAAATTACATCCTAAAAAACAAAAAACTTGCGAAAGAATTTTACGACGAGCCAATTCAGATTATAAAATCAAATAAATTGCCGATTAATTCTATAATAGTTGTGAACGATAAAGTTTGTGTTCTGTTACCGGAAAACACCAATATTAATAAAATATTGAAAACAATGGACTTATTTAAGCCTAAACCTATAGTTGAAATAACTGGCTTTAGATTTGAAGGAAATTTAATTAAACTTGATCTTATATTCAGAACAATTGGGCGAAGTTTTAAGCTAGGAGTTAATGCCCAGGAAAATACAAATTACCAAGTTATAAACTTAATTGATTCAGATATATAAATCAGAATTTGGGCGATATCCAATAAACTATATAAACGGAATCTATGATTAGCCTGGATTCCGTTTATATTTTAGAATTAGAGATTAACTGTCTGGTAATCAATTAACATAACCTTTATTTAAAAGCAAAACATCGATGGTCAAATATTAAATTAGACTTTCTCGTTCCGAATTCAAATAATCTAGTTGCTTATCTTCAAAAACTTGTCCAAGTGCTTCGACACCAGCTCCAATTTATAATCCATTTCATGCTCGGTTATTGGAATAAACCAATAGCAGCTTATTCTTTTTCCATTAAATTCAAAAACCTCCGGCTCTTCCCCAGCCAAATAAGGAAACGAAATAAAACCATGATTACACTTTGAATTTTCCGTTTTTTATACTGATTTTTCTGTTTTGAAAAACTTTCTTATGTAAATTCTTTTCAGGAACGGACGCGTCACAAACACTAGAATCAAGGAGATAAAAAGCCCAGAAATAGTAGAGATCTTACCCGTTCTTACCGTCATGTCTATAGATTTGCCGCAGTGAATCTGTTTCGCCAAAGAGATGGTGCTTTCCTGATAATCTTGAAATTGTTGAGAATCCGTGTATATATGCCTTTAAAGTTAGTCGCGGTCAATATGTAATATGTTTCTTAAAGTTGACTAGGAGAACCTTCTTTTGCATTAATTCCGAAATTAAGAAATAAATAGCTAAATTGTAGTTATAAATTAACCTCAAAAAAGAAAAACAATGGGAATTAAACCAGGACCAAAAAAAATTGCTGAATCCACAGGAAAACCAGACAAGCGTCAACGAGACAATAAAGAAACTCCGGGCAATACACCTTCACTAAAACCACACAAACATACAAAAGGAAAATAATTACAAATAATCACCAGAAGACACTAGTAAATGGCTTGTGTCTTCTGAGGGTTCTAGTGAATTTAAGCACCTTACAGCTAAAAATTATATCGTTCTGCCAGATATAATGAAATCCTTTTCGTTTTCTAAAAATCTTTTTATTGAAATAAAATTATGCGTTTTCAATTTTAGAAAACTAGATCCGTCTCAAAAAACGAAATTTTAACCTCTCTAATTTATATATAAATGAAATTTAAATTAACAATGTTAGGGCTATTTATCGTTATTAACGGTTACGCCCAAGATTTCGCCATTGGTGCTATTGAAACCGATGCAGCAACATATAATCGGATAGGCCAGGCTCCGATGCCTGTAGGAAGTAATATCCCGGCTTCGGTAGATCTAAGTCCAAGGATGCCACCGGTGGGCGACCAAAACATTCAATTTAGCTGCGTGGCTTGGGCAACTAGCTATGCTGCATATGGTTATGCAAATAACCAATCAACTAACTGTAATTACTTTGATGCAAATGGTGCCCAAAATGGTGATTGTTTATTTTCTCCTTCGTTTATATATAACCAGATTAATGGGGGGCAAAATAGAGGGACAAGATATGAAGATGCATTCAGTGTTATGAAGAATCAGGGAAATGCGACTTTAAATTCAATGCCATATATACCAAATAATTGGCAAACTCAACCTAACTTTCAAACTCGTCAGATTGCTGCTAACTTTAAGATAGATTCCTACTGGCAATTGGGCGTGACTGGAGGGGATATGTTTTTAGAAACAAAAGCCTACCTGGCTCAGGGAGTACCCGTAGTGGTTTCCGCAAAAGTTGATGACTACTTTAAACCAAGATCTTACTACCCAAATCCTTATGTATGGTCGAACTGGAGTGGGCAAGTCAACGATATGAGCCATGCTATA is a window encoding:
- a CDS encoding C1 family peptidase, with translation MKFKLTMLGLFIVINGYAQDFAIGAIETDAATYNRIGQAPMPVGSNIPASVDLSPRMPPVGDQNIQFSCVAWATSYAAYGYANNQSTNCNYFDANGAQNGDCLFSPSFIYNQINGGQNRGTRYEDAFSVMKNQGNATLNSMPYIPNNWQTQPNFQTRQIAANFKIDSYWQLGVTGGDMFLETKAYLAQGVPVVVSAKVDDYFKPRSYYPNPYVWSNWSGQVNDMSHAIVIVGYDDHTARFKFINSWGTRWGTQGYGYISYDMYRGGAVSQAWIIKTKNSSINSPVVLARESKNINQEDVNAGLNFTINYPSFFIFPTMPTPQQYNSALMTFTGFASIPVGLGSNSQVVIYFYFNNNGSKGNFVGSINPATRTLKGQAVINTMVTPLYPNTNFTSPITLSIAYSDLGVQKGYPFVAITTSLIAEPVLLIDNFPVRIGRLLPFTVSL